One Loxodonta africana isolate mLoxAfr1 chromosome 15, mLoxAfr1.hap2, whole genome shotgun sequence genomic window carries:
- the ZNF514 gene encoding zinc finger protein 514 — protein sequence MASPFLPRALAADRPDTLTVRTPKTSASPTLGRSAPSAETRPQPSPGARRARDPGRRRRQVGKQCACAEVLARTPNHRKRSQLPPASHGATPAPSTGGAQLRPRDQGAGALRPSGRRAGELLATPRGRTAAAHSHGPAHSRLRRCGAGLGKRGRRVWSAIVPPPGRRRSAVAAVAPCEAATGTPVVSGRRSAGRRRRDRSCVCCVRGAPGCASAGSLVPRRRAAERGWGTRPGSWALSAPRAGGENRTPGQPALLCALRSARSTSPALRPVGQPPLLCALRSARSTSPALRPVGQPPLLCALRRPALRSQDPAPPPERHPGEMGTPSLFLKARPKELITFKDVAVDFTWWEWEQLDPAQKALYREVMLENFTNLASLGLPLSKPYVICQLEEGEEPCVLEREISAGAHSDWERRPETKKSIPTQGISKEESLRAASVEKHVKDELWSSKLQTACGWDEELEMHQKKQELYLKYMPATQKSTSTLTGDPEWSEFGGSLGLGSVLATKHSVPMGEGPYKCDAEFRQTSGSNNFQKTNPGKKSCKCNECGKSFYFQSELRRHQRCHTGEKPYECSECGRAFGHTSSLIKHQRTHTGEKPYECSECGRAFSQSSSLVLHYRFHTGEKPYRCNECGRAFGHTSSLIKHQRTHTGEKPYECRKCGRAFSQSSSLIVHYRFHTGEKPYKCNKCGRAFSQSSSLTQHYRFHTGEKPYKCNECGKAFAHNASLIKHQRTHTGEKPLGMQRM from the exons atggccagcccTTTTCTCCCACGAGCCTTAGCTGCTGACAGACCAGATACTCTGACCGTTCG CACCCCCAAGACCTCAGCGTCCCCCACGCTCGGCCGCTCCGCTCCCTCGGCTGAGACACGCCCGCAGCCCTCACCTGGAGCTCGGAGGGCTCGGGACCCGGGAAGACGGCGCCGTCAGGTCGGGAAGCAGTGCGCCTGCGCAGAGGTTCTGGCGCGCACACCCAATCACA GGAAGCGCTCCCAGCTCCCACCCGCCAGTCATGGGGCCACCCCGGCTCCCAGCACAGGTGGGGCGCAGCTCCGGCCGCGCGATCAGGGCGCAGGCGCACTCAGGCCGTCAGGGCGCCGGGCCGGGGAGCTGCTAGCCACGCCCCGTGGACGTACTGCGGCTGCGCACTCGCACGGCCCGGCGCACTCGCGTCTGCGCAGGTGCGGGGCGGGTCTCGGGAAGCGGGGCCGG CGCGTATGGAGTGCGATTGTCCCTCCGCCTGGGCGCCGGCGATCGGCTGTGGCGGCTGTGGCTCCCTGTGAGGCTGCGACCGGAACCCCTGTCGTCTCGGGACGGAGGAGCGCTGGGCGCCGCAGGCGTGACCGCAGCTGCGTGTGCTGCGTGCGGGGCGCCCCTGGGTGCGCATCCGCGGGGAGCCTGGTCCCAAGAAGGAGGGCCGCGGAGCGGGGCTGGGGGACGAGGCCAGGCTCGTGGGCGCTAAGCGCGCCCCGAGCAGGCGGGGAGAACCGGACCCCGGGTCAGCCAGCCCTGCTCTGCGCCCTGCGGTCGGCCAGGTCAACCAGCCCTGCTCTGCGCCCTGTGGGTCAGCCTCCCCTACTCTGCGCCCTGCGGTCGGCCAGGTCAACCAGCCCTGCTCTGCGCCCTGTGGGTCAGCCTCCCCTACTCTGCGCCCTGCGTCGGCCAG CTCTCCGTTCTCAGGACCCTGCTCCTCCTCCAGAGAGACACCCAGGAGAAATGGGAACACCCAGTTTGTTCCTGAAAGCCAGGCCCAAG GAATTGATAACATTCAAAGATGTGGCTGTGGACTTCACCTGGTGGGAGTGGGAGCAGCTGGACCCTGCTCAGAAGGCCCTGTACAGAGAGGTGATGCTGGAGAACTTCACGAACCTGGCCTCCCTGG GGCTTCCGTTGTCCAAACCATATGTGATATGCCAGCTGGAGGAAGGGGAAGAGCCCTGTGTGTTGGAGAGAGAAATCTCAGCGGGAGCCCACTCAG ACTGGGAGAGAAGGCCTGAGACCaagaaatcaattccaactcagggaaTTTCCAAAGAAGAATCATTGCGGGCAGCATCAGTGGAAAAACACGTTAAAGATGAGCTCTGGTCCTCCAAACTGCAAACAGCCTGTGGTTGGGATGAGGAGTTAGAGATGCATCAGAAAAAACAGGAGCTATATCTGAAATACATGCCAGCCACTCAGAAATCTACCAGTACCCTTACAGGAGATCCGGAGTGGAGTGAATTTGGGGGaagtttaggtttaggatcaGTACTTGCTACCAAACACAGTGTTCCCATGGGAGAAGGACCCTATAAATGTGATGCAGAATTCAGACAGACTTCAGGGAGCAATAACTTTCAGAAAACCAATCCAGGGAAGAAATCTTgtaaatgtaatgaatgtgggaagtCCTTCTATTTCCAGTCAGAACTTAGGCGCCATCAGAGATGTCACACTGGAGAAAAGCCCTAtgaatgcagtgaatgtgggAGAGCCTTTGGTCATACTTCATCCCTTATTAAACATCAGAGAACTCATACTGGAGAAAAGCCCTAtgaatgcagtgaatgtgggAGAGCCTTCAGCCAGAGTTCATCTCTTGTTCTGCATTATAGatttcacactggagagaaaccctacagATGTAATGAATGTGGAAGAGCCTTTGGTCATACTTCATCCCTTATTAAACATCAAAGAACTCATACTGGAGAAAAGCCCTATGAATGCAGGAAATGTGGGAGAGCCTTCAGCCAGAGTTCATCTCTCATCGTACATTACAGatttcatactggagagaaaccctacaaATGCAATAAATGTGGAAGAGCCTTCAGCCAGAGTTCATCTCTCACTCAGCATTATAGatttcatactggagagaaaccctacaaatgtaatgaatgtggaaaagcctttgcTCATAATGCATCCCTTATCAAACATCAGAGGACTCACACTGGAGAAAAGCCCCTAGGAATGCAGCGAATGTAG